Within the Flavobacterium sp. N502536 genome, the region CGACGATTCATTATTCAGCCCATATTTGTGCTGTTATTTATTCCTGCATTTTATTATCAGCAACAAAATTTAAAAAAATAACACTTTATGCGGTCATTTTTGGTGTCTTTTAAATAATTTTGCAGTATGAAACTAAAAAAGTGCACCGGATTATTTTTAGCCTTCCTGTTGTTGGTCTCCAACATTGGGTTTGCTTTTGATGTGCACTATTGCGGTGGTGAGATTGCTTCGGTTTCGTTAAACACCACAGTTGCCGCTGCGGAAAAGAATTGTTGTGGGGCATCCGAAAAAAAATCATCCTGCTGTAAAGACAAAGTCGTTCATTTTGAGAAGAAATCAGACGATGCTACTTTAAAATTTTTCTTCTTTCAGCTTGCTTTTCCTCCGGTAATTCAGGAGTATCAGCCAATTGCTTTTCTTGGAATTTCAAATTTCAAAAGCAATCAGGTCATTTCGTATTATTCTGATGCGAATGCGCCTCCTTTATTCAAATTATACCATCAGTATATTTTTTATTCCTGATTTTAATGTTTAGATCCGGGCCATTTTGGCTTGTGCTATGCTGTTTGTTTATTTCTCCTTTGGAAGAAATAACATCAGAGCGGCCTTCTATTTAACATTAAAGTCAATTTTTTATGCAAAAAAATATAATGCTTTTTGTGGCGTTTTTGCTGTCAGTAGCTGTGTTTTCACAGGAAGATTTACAGGAAGTAAAAATTACAAAAAAGCAAAAAGGAATAAAAAAATCCTATACGCTTACCGCCAACACATCTGTTATTACAAGCAAAGAACTGCTAAAAGCGGCCTGCTGTAATCTGGCCGAGAGTTTTGAAACAAACCCTTCAATAGATGTAAATTTTTCCGACGCTTTAACCGGAACCAAACAAATTAAAATGCTTGGTCTGACAAGCCCTTATTTATTAATTACCGAAGAGAATCTTCCTTCTGTACGAGGGGCTTCACAAGCTTACGGATTATCGTTTACTCCGGGAACATGGATAGAAAGTGTTCAGATTACTAAAGGGGCGGGCAGTGTTATCAATGGGTACGAGAGTATTTCAGGACAAATTAATACTGAACTTTTAAAACCATTAAGCGATATCCCATTTTTCTTAAACGCCTATGGTTCTACCGATGCCCGTTTTGAGTTGAATACCCATTTCAACAAAAAATTATCGGATAAATGGGCAACGAGTTTATTTGTTCATGGTAATGCCCGTGTAGCGAAAAACGACATGAACGATGACGGATTTTTAGACAATCCGCTGGGGAAACAAATTAACGTTTTAAACCGTTACCAATATTATAATCCGGATAGTGGTTTGGTGAGTTTTATCAATTTCAGGTATATGAATGATAAAAAACAAACCGGAGAAGTAGATTTCGATAAAGATACCGATCGTGGAACAAAGAATCGTTGGGGGTCCGAGATCAATACAGAACGTTTTGATGTTTCTACTAAGATAGGCTATGTGTTTAAAGACATGCCGTATCAAAGTATTGGTTTTCAGAATGCCTTTAACACCCACAATCAGAACTCTTATTTTGGTTTGAGTCTTTATGATATCAGGCAAAATAGCTATTATTCAAATTTAATTTTCAATTCGATTATTAACAATACAAAGCATAAATTCTCTACGGGTTTAAATTTTGCTTACGATCAGTATCAGGAGTTTGTAAATGCAAATGACTACAGCCGAATTGATAATTCTGTTGGTGCATTTTTTGAGTATACTTATGACAATACCGATAATTTTAGTTTGATTTTAGGGGGTAGGGTAGACAATCACAATCGATTGGGGTTATTTGTTACGCCGCGTCTGCACATGCGATACAATCCCTGGAAGTTTGGGGTGCTTCGTTTTTCTGCCGGAAGAGGAAAGCGTTCGGCTAATATTTTCGCCGAAAATCAGCAGCTTTTTGCGAGTTCCAGAACGTTTTCGATTTTAGATCAAAGTGGAAAAATTTACGGATTGAATCCGGAAATCGCATGGAATTACGGGGTGAGTTTTTCTCAGAAATTCCGTGTTTTTAATAAAAATGCTGAAGTTGGATTTGATTTCTATCGTACCGATTTTCAAAATCAGGCCGTTGTCGACTTGATGCAAAGTCCGCAGGATGTTTTGTTTTATAATTTGAAAGGAAGCTCGTTTGCCAATAGCTTTCAGTTCGAATTTAATTTCGAATTTATCCATAACCTGAATTTAAGAACGGCTTACAAGTATTACGACATTCAAACGGATTATTTGCGTGGTACTTTTCAGCGTCCTTTACAGGCAAAACACCGCTTT harbors:
- a CDS encoding HYC_CC_PP family protein gives rise to the protein MKLKKCTGLFLAFLLLVSNIGFAFDVHYCGGEIASVSLNTTVAAAEKNCCGASEKKSSCCKDKVVHFEKKSDDATLKFFFFQLAFPPVIQEYQPIAFLGISNFKSNQVISYYSDANAPPLFKLYHQYIFYS
- a CDS encoding TonB-dependent receptor plug domain-containing protein — its product is MQKNIMLFVAFLLSVAVFSQEDLQEVKITKKQKGIKKSYTLTANTSVITSKELLKAACCNLAESFETNPSIDVNFSDALTGTKQIKMLGLTSPYLLITEENLPSVRGASQAYGLSFTPGTWIESVQITKGAGSVINGYESISGQINTELLKPLSDIPFFLNAYGSTDARFELNTHFNKKLSDKWATSLFVHGNARVAKNDMNDDGFLDNPLGKQINVLNRYQYYNPDSGLVSFINFRYMNDKKQTGEVDFDKDTDRGTKNRWGSEINTERFDVSTKIGYVFKDMPYQSIGFQNAFNTHNQNSYFGLSLYDIRQNSYYSNLIFNSIINNTKHKFSTGLNFAYDQYQEFVNANDYSRIDNSVGAFFEYTYDNTDNFSLILGGRVDNHNRLGLFVTPRLHMRYNPWKFGVLRFSAGRGKRSANIFAENQQLFASSRTFSILDQSGKIYGLNPEIAWNYGVSFSQKFRVFNKNAEVGFDFYRTDFQNQAVVDLMQSPQDVLFYNLKGSSFANSFQFEFNFEFIHNLNLRTAYKYYDIQTDYLRGTFQRPLQAKHRFLGNLEYETKLNNDKQWKFDYTFNWSGKQQLPYTASNPTADQFPDFSPSYAVMNVQVTRIFSSVFEVYVGGENIGNYKQQKAILGASDPFGPNFDASVAYAPIFGQMYYAGLRFKIK